The sequence below is a genomic window from Phycisphaerales bacterium AB-hyl4.
CCAGTCGATGGAGCACATGCTGGCCAGCCACGCGGAAGACCGCCTGGTGGAACTGGCCCCGGGCAAGGTGCTCTCCGGCCTCATGCGACGGATCGACCGCAAGGCGAAGGTCGAGAATTTCGCAGAAGCACCCGCCCCCGCGTAAGCTGGGGGCGCGACACAGATGTAAGAAAACCATTTGACTCAACTGGATTGGATGACCGATCATGGCGGATAATTCTGACAAGCGGGTAGCAGTCGTGACCGGAGCGTCGCGCGGCATTGGTGAAGCGGTGGCCCGGGCACTGGGCAAGCAGGGTCGGCTGGTGATCTGTGCCGCCCGCAACGTCGAGAAGCTCGAAGCGGTCAAGCAGGCCATCGAGAGCGACGGCGGCGAGGCGGCGGTCAAGCCCTGCGACATCACCGACCACGCGGGCCTGGCCCAACTGGTGGAAGCGGTCGCCGACGAGTACGGCCGACTGGACATCCTGGTCAACAACGCCGGCATCACGCGGGACAACCTGATGCTGCGGATGAGCGACGAGGAGTTTGACGACGTGATTCAAGCCAACCTTCGCAGCGTGTTCGTGTCGTGTCGAGCGGCGATCCGGCCTATGATGCGGGGGCGCTGGGGCCGTATCGTGAACATCGGCTCGGTGTCGGGCGTGGTGGGCAACGCGGGTCAGAGCAACTACGCCGCTGCAAAAGCTGGCGTGATTGGCATGACCAAGTCGATGGCGAAGGAAATGGCCAGCAAGGGCATCACCGCGAACGTGGTGGCGCCAGGCTTCATTCAGACGGATATGACGGACGTGCTGCCACAACCGGTGAAGGATTCGGTGCTTAAGATCACCCCTGCCGGTCGTTTTGGTCAGCCCAACGAGATCGCCGGGGCCGTCGCGTACCTCTGCTCGGAGGACGCGGGCTACGTGACCGGGCAGGTGTTGACGGTCGATGGCGGCATGACGATGGCTTAAGATGCCGAGGTGTGTGGCCTCGGTAACGTTGGCGGCTTGTGAGTGTGCCGACACAACGCTATATTCCGGCGTGCAATGACGTAACTGTTTTTTTCAGGCACCCCGATCCCCCGCCGCTTCGGCCGGCAGGACAACAAGGAGACGCAGACGATGGAAGAAAAAGAGATTGAAGAAAAGGTAATCTCGATCGTCGCCGAGCAGATGGGCGTGGACAAGGGCGAGATCAATCGCGAAACCAATTTCGTGAACGATCTGAACGCCGACAGTCTGGACACCGTCGAGCTGGTGATGGAATTCGAAGACGAGTTCGAAACCTCGATTCCCGACGAGGAAGCCGAGAAGATTCAAACCGTTGGCCAAGCGATCGAGTTCATTAAAGAACACGTCAGCAAAGCCAACCAGGGCTGAATCGCCGCTTCCGCCGGGAAGTATTTCGGGGGCGAGCAGCGAACTGTCGTGCTGTCGCGCGGGGCTTGCCGTCGTCGGCTGCCATGTGCATGTGGCTTGACGGGATTCGCCAGACCAGCGGTCAACACCGCTCATGCCCGGTCAGGAGACCCCTGAGTCGGGCTTGGCGTTTCGTCAGCTTTTTGTGCAACGGGCAGGATACGAGGGTAAGCCCCGCGCTATTATTTCCGGTGTCAGCTTCACAGGTTCATCAATCCATCATGCACAACAATCAACGCCGTCGTGTTGTCATCACCGGGCTCGGCTGGGTCACCAGCCTCGGCCATGACGTGAAACAGGTCTGGGCCGACCTGCTCGCCTGCAAGAGCGGTGTCCATGCCATTGAGCGCTTTGACGCTTCCGCTTATCCCGTGCGCTTCGGCGGCGAGGTGCTCAACTACCAGCCACGCAACATCGAAAAACGCGACGCCAAACGACTTGACCGCTTCGCCCAGTTCGCACTCGACGCCGCCGTCGACGCCGTCAAAGACGCCGACCTCGACTTCGCCAAAGAAAACAGCTGGCGCTGCGGCTCGATCATCGGCTCAGGCATCGGCGGCATCGAAGAGTTCGAGTACGGCCACCGCAAGCTCATGGAAAAAGGCCCCGATCGGCTCAGCCCGTTCATGGTCCCGAAACTCATGTGCAACGCCGGGTCGGGCAACATCTCGATCCACTTCGGCATCCAGGGCCCGAACAACGCCGTCGCCTCCGCCTGCGCCTCCGCAGCCCACGCCATCGGCGACGCCGCCAACGCCATCCGCTACAACGCCGCGGACGTGATGATCACCGGCGGCTCCGAAGCCGCCCTCACCCCGCTGGGCCTGGGCTGCTTCGTCGCGCTCAAAGCACTCTCGCGACGCAACGACGACCCCACCCACGCCTCACGCCCCTTCGATAAAGACCGCGACGGCTTCATCCTCTCCGAAGGTGCCGGCGTGCTCATCCTCGAAGAATACGAACACGCCAAGGCCCGCGGCGCAAACATCTACGCCGAGTTCCTCGGCTACGGCCAGTCCGCAGACGGCTCGCACATCACCGCCCCCGACGAACAGGGCCGCGGCGCCGCCTACGCCATGCAGGCCGCCCTCGAAGACGCCGGGCACGACCCCGCCGACGTCGACTATATCAACGCACACGGCACGAGCACGCCGCTCGGCGACGCCGCCGAGACCCGCGCCGTCAAGCGCCTGTTCAACGACGACGCCTACAAAGTCGCCGTCAGCTCCACCAAGAGCATGACCGGCCACCTGCTCGGCGCGTCCGGCGGCATCGAAGCCATCATCACCGCCAAGGCCATCGAGCTCGGCTGCATCCCCCCCACCGCCAACCTCGACAACCCCAGCGAGGAATGCGACCTCGACTACGTCCCCAACGAGGCCCGCCAGCTCGACGTCAAGCTCGCCATGAGCAACTCCTTCGGCTTCGGCGGCCACAACGTCAGCCTCGTCCTCGGCAAAATCTAAACCCACCACAAACCGACACCCCGTAAAGCCCAGGCATGGCCATGCCTGGGCTTTGTTGCAGCAACTCCGATTCCCGCGCCTCCATACAAACCCGCTATCCTGTCTCACATCACCAACGTTTACTTCAGCCGGAGAACCCAATCATGCCACAACCCACTCTGGATTTCGGCGTGCAGTCCTACTGCTTCCGCAACACCAAAGACAACGCTGAGCTCGCTCGCAAGGTGCGCGAGATCGGTCTGGACAAGATCGAAATCTGCGCCGTCCATGCCGACTTCAGCGACCCCGCCGCCTTCAAGGACATCGTCAAAACCTACGCCGACGAGGGCGTCGCAATCGTCTCCCTCGGCGTGCAGACATTCACCGGCGACACCGACACCGAACGCAAGTGGTTCGAGTGCGCCGCCGCCGCCAACGCCAAGTACATCTCCGCACACTTCAAGGTCGACTCGTACCAGACCGCCGTGCCCGCCACCGCCAAACTTTGCGACGAGTTCGGCATCAAAATCGCCATCCACTGCCACGGCGGCTACATGTTCGGCGGCTCGCCCGACGTCATCGAACACCTGCTCAAGCTCGGCGGACCCAACATCGGCCTCAACATCGACACCGCCTGGTGCATGCAGATCGGCCCCCACCGCGGCAACCCTATCCAATGGGCCGAGCAGTTCAAAGACCGGCTCTACGGCGTCCACTACAAAGACTTCACCTTCGACACCAACGGCCAGTGGAACGACGTCGTCGTCGGCACGGGCAATCTCGACCTGCCCGCCTTCGTCGACACGCTCGTTAAAAACAACTTCGCAGGCTTCGCTGTCATCGAATACGAAGGTGACGTCGACAACCCCGTACCCGCGCTGAAAGAGTGCGTCCAGAAAATGCGCGCCCTCACCGCCTGACCGGGTGCAATATCATCCTGACGTCAACGCAAGAAGCCCACGGCGGAACGCCGTGGGCTTCGCTGCATTTCATCATGTGACCCTGCTCAAAACGGCATGTTCAAGCCCACCATCACCTGGTGGTTGCGGTAGCTGTTTTCGCCGAAGCTGCCGGTGTAGTTGGCATTGAGAATGCCGCGATTGCCCAGCCGCATCCCCAGGCCCACCGTCGGGCTGATCCAGTCCCGCACCGCGGCGCTGCTGAGGTAGCGGGTGTACGACACGCCGCCGTCGACGAAGAAGGCCTCCGCGATCGGATAGGTCACGACGACGCCGTTCATGAGCACCTGCTGATTCAGGTCAGGCTTGAACTCGTAGTCGCCCGCGCGGAGGCGGATGCCCTCGTAATGGGTCAACTGCGTGCCGAGCGTGATGTCGAGATCGCCCACGCCGAGCACGAGTTGGTTGCTGCCGCCGACGCCCCAGATCAGCCCGCCCGCGACCATGTCCGCCGAGCCCGCGCCCGCGACGTTGAACACCGGCGTTACTTGCCAAGTCAGCGTCAGGCTGCCCGCGTCGTTCAGCGCCCGCCGGTTCATCACCCGCACGGGCACGCCGAACTCCGTACCGCCGTGCACCACCGCCGCGCCCGACACGTCCATGAACATCAGCATCGAGCCGAGGCTCAGCCCCAGGTTTTCCGTCAGCCATGTGCCCGTGTCGAACGCCACGCCGCCGCCATCGACGCTGAAGTCGCCCGCGCTGGCGAAGTTGCCCAGCCCGACCACGCGGAACCACCAGCCGCCTTCGGGGTTCGGGTCCATGCCATCTTCATCGAGCCCCTGCCCGCGCGTAAACCAGCTGGGCATCGGCCGAGCCATGCCGAATCGGCGGAACGTCTGCTGCGCGAGCAGCGCCGTCGTCGCGTTCGGGTTGCCGTCGAGCACGCCGACGAGCGACCGCTTCTGGATCTCCGCCTGGAACCGCGCGTAGGCCGACGCCCCATCCTTCTTCAGCCAGTCTTCGAGTTCATCTTCCGCCGCCGCCCTGCTGAAGCCGCGAAACTCCTCATCGAGGCCGGTGAGTTCGCTGCGCAGGATGACGACCCATTCGTTGCCGTCCTGAAACACTTCGAACGTGAGCGCGTCTTCAACGCCGCCGTAGTTCAGCGAGGCGTTGAAGTCCTGCGCGGTGAGGGCCGTGAAATCGCCCCGGCTGCGGATCAAATCTTCGACAAGGTCAGCCAGCGACGAGCCCTCCCCCTCCGCCTGAATCGTGCCGTCGTCCGACGCGGCAAACACCTCGAACAGGCTCCGCCCTTCCGCCGACGCGGTCCACACGAGCAAGCACAACACCACCGCCAGCAGCCCCCCCACGCCTTCACATGATCGCTTGAGATGTATCATCATCGCACTGTCCTCTAGCTTGATGGGATTCCAACACCCGGTCGAACAGATAGGCTGCTCGCGACCATCACGAGGGCCCGATACGACCTGTATCGGGCAATCCAAGTCCAGATCACCAATTCTTACACCTGCTTCGTACCGCCTCGGGCGGCTCTGTCATACCATCAATCACCGCGCGACAGGCGCGTAAAAACAGCGCCCGCCCTCATTGAAGAGCGGGCGCTGCATGTATG
It includes:
- the fabG gene encoding 3-oxoacyl-[acyl-carrier-protein] reductase codes for the protein MADNSDKRVAVVTGASRGIGEAVARALGKQGRLVICAARNVEKLEAVKQAIESDGGEAAVKPCDITDHAGLAQLVEAVADEYGRLDILVNNAGITRDNLMLRMSDEEFDDVIQANLRSVFVSCRAAIRPMMRGRWGRIVNIGSVSGVVGNAGQSNYAAAKAGVIGMTKSMAKEMASKGITANVVAPGFIQTDMTDVLPQPVKDSVLKITPAGRFGQPNEIAGAVAYLCSEDAGYVTGQVLTVDGGMTMA
- the fabF gene encoding beta-ketoacyl-ACP synthase II, with product MHNNQRRRVVITGLGWVTSLGHDVKQVWADLLACKSGVHAIERFDASAYPVRFGGEVLNYQPRNIEKRDAKRLDRFAQFALDAAVDAVKDADLDFAKENSWRCGSIIGSGIGGIEEFEYGHRKLMEKGPDRLSPFMVPKLMCNAGSGNISIHFGIQGPNNAVASACASAAHAIGDAANAIRYNAADVMITGGSEAALTPLGLGCFVALKALSRRNDDPTHASRPFDKDRDGFILSEGAGVLILEEYEHAKARGANIYAEFLGYGQSADGSHITAPDEQGRGAAYAMQAALEDAGHDPADVDYINAHGTSTPLGDAAETRAVKRLFNDDAYKVAVSSTKSMTGHLLGASGGIEAIITAKAIELGCIPPTANLDNPSEECDLDYVPNEARQLDVKLAMSNSFGFGGHNVSLVLGKI
- a CDS encoding sugar phosphate isomerase/epimerase family protein, which produces MPQPTLDFGVQSYCFRNTKDNAELARKVREIGLDKIEICAVHADFSDPAAFKDIVKTYADEGVAIVSLGVQTFTGDTDTERKWFECAAAANAKYISAHFKVDSYQTAVPATAKLCDEFGIKIAIHCHGGYMFGGSPDVIEHLLKLGGPNIGLNIDTAWCMQIGPHRGNPIQWAEQFKDRLYGVHYKDFTFDTNGQWNDVVVGTGNLDLPAFVDTLVKNNFAGFAVIEYEGDVDNPVPALKECVQKMRALTA
- the acpP gene encoding acyl carrier protein; translation: MEEKEIEEKVISIVAEQMGVDKGEINRETNFVNDLNADSLDTVELVMEFEDEFETSIPDEEAEKIQTVGQAIEFIKEHVSKANQG